The Haloplanus salinarum genome includes a region encoding these proteins:
- a CDS encoding ArsR/SmtB family transcription factor, producing the protein MADLLPSRPDTAAAEEADPRVIGLDDEDADDLLSALSSETAREVLDTLHDDPDTPARVAERVDTSLQNAQYHLGNLEEAGLIEVVDTVYSEKGREMNVYAPTDRPLVVFAGGDSESDGLESALKRLLAAVGLLGVASLLVQWALDDLPGMARTGGAGGADGGGGMGTMSTEASTAAADAAGTGLPPGLLFFLGGLLALVVVAVAFYVRR; encoded by the coding sequence ATGGCTGATCTGCTGCCCTCCCGTCCCGACACCGCCGCGGCCGAGGAGGCCGACCCGCGCGTCATCGGCCTCGACGACGAGGACGCTGACGACCTGTTGTCCGCGCTCTCCTCCGAGACGGCTCGCGAGGTGCTCGACACCCTCCACGACGACCCGGACACGCCCGCACGCGTCGCCGAGCGCGTCGACACCTCCCTCCAGAACGCGCAGTACCACCTCGGCAACCTCGAAGAGGCGGGGTTGATCGAGGTGGTCGACACCGTCTACTCCGAGAAGGGCCGGGAGATGAACGTCTACGCCCCCACCGACCGGCCGCTCGTGGTGTTCGCGGGGGGCGACTCCGAGAGCGACGGGTTGGAGAGCGCGCTCAAGCGCCTGCTGGCCGCCGTCGGGCTACTCGGCGTCGCGAGCCTCCTCGTCCAGTGGGCGCTCGACGACCTGCCGGGGATGGCCCGCACCGGCGGCGCGGGCGGCGCCGACGGCGGCGGCGGGATGGGCACGATGAGCACCGAGGCGTCGACGGCCGCCGCCGACGCCGCGGGCACCGGCCTCCCGCCCGGCCTCCTCTTTTTCCTCGGCGGACTCCTCGCGCTCGTCGTCGTCGCCGTCGCGTTCTACGTCCGCCGGTAG
- the dph2 gene encoding diphthamide biosynthesis enzyme Dph2, giving the protein MSQDASTDGDLRNTGLSLKHDREWDYELDRIVEAVEERNATKVGLQFPEGLKRRGPAVADDLRAITDDDVTYMLSGQPCYGACDLDTYLMRRTDVFVHFGHSPMKESDKIIYVPLFSNVDPFPMMEDALDELPEEDVGLVTTAQHMNRFDEMKAWLEDEGYTVHTRKGDDRLTHEGQVLGCNYASADIDADQVLYVGGGKFHPLGLAMEHPDKKVVIADPVNNVVTVADTEKFMKQRYGAVHRAMDAEKWGVIFCTKIGQGRWDMAERIVEDNDDAYLITMDEVTPDRLRNFDMDAFVNTGCPRITTDDGPQFHKPMLTPGEYRIAVGDEPLDSLSFDTFHGTW; this is encoded by the coding sequence ATGAGTCAGGACGCATCCACCGATGGCGACCTCCGAAACACGGGGCTGTCGCTCAAACACGACCGGGAGTGGGACTACGAACTCGACCGGATCGTCGAGGCAGTCGAGGAGCGGAACGCCACCAAGGTCGGCCTGCAGTTCCCGGAAGGGCTGAAACGGCGGGGACCGGCCGTCGCCGACGACCTCCGGGCGATCACCGACGACGACGTCACCTACATGCTCTCGGGACAGCCCTGTTACGGCGCCTGCGACCTCGACACGTACCTCATGCGCCGGACGGACGTGTTCGTCCACTTCGGGCACTCGCCGATGAAGGAGTCGGACAAGATCATCTACGTCCCGCTGTTCTCGAACGTCGACCCCTTCCCGATGATGGAGGACGCGCTCGACGAACTCCCCGAGGAGGACGTCGGCCTCGTCACGACGGCCCAGCACATGAACCGCTTCGACGAGATGAAGGCGTGGCTCGAGGACGAGGGATACACCGTCCACACCCGCAAGGGTGACGACCGCCTGACCCACGAGGGGCAGGTGCTCGGCTGCAACTACGCCTCGGCCGACATCGACGCCGACCAGGTGCTCTACGTCGGCGGCGGGAAGTTCCACCCGCTCGGCCTCGCGATGGAGCATCCGGACAAGAAAGTCGTCATCGCCGACCCCGTCAACAACGTCGTCACCGTCGCCGACACGGAGAAGTTCATGAAACAGCGGTACGGCGCCGTCCACCGCGCCATGGACGCCGAGAAGTGGGGGGTCATCTTCTGTACCAAGATCGGGCAGGGCCGCTGGGACATGGCCGAACGGATCGTCGAGGACAACGACGACGCCTACCTGATCACGATGGACGAGGTGACGCCGGACCGCCTGCGCAACTTCGATATGGACGCCTTCGTCAACACCGGCTGTCCGCGCATCACGACCGACGACGGCCCGCAGTTCCACAAGCCCATGCTCACGCCCGGCGAGTACCGCATCGCCGTCGGCGACGAGCCCCTCGATTCCCTCTCGTTCGACACGTTCCACGGAACGTGGTGA
- a CDS encoding TrmO family methyltransferase domain-containing protein, which translates to MNCEPIGTVYTPFETTSEAPRQGFRGDAEGVVEVDPPYREGLVGFDGDRVEVVWWADRADRSLLTLDRDADRGVFTSRSPARPNPVCVTECAVLSADPAAGRLRLDGVDMADGSPVVDLKAPITTHCWDDDST; encoded by the coding sequence ATGAACTGCGAACCGATCGGGACCGTCTACACGCCCTTCGAGACGACGAGCGAGGCGCCGCGGCAGGGGTTCAGAGGCGACGCCGAGGGCGTCGTCGAGGTCGATCCGCCCTACCGCGAGGGGCTCGTCGGGTTCGACGGCGACCGGGTCGAGGTGGTCTGGTGGGCCGACCGCGCCGACCGCTCCCTCCTGACGCTGGATCGGGACGCCGACCGCGGCGTGTTCACCTCGCGCTCGCCGGCCCGTCCCAATCCCGTCTGTGTCACCGAGTGTGCGGTGTTGTCGGCCGACCCCGCGGCCGGCCGCCTCCGCCTCGACGGCGTCGACATGGCCGACGGGAGCCCGGTCGTGGATCTGAAGGCACCGATCACGACTCACTGCTGGGACGACGACTCGACGTAG
- a CDS encoding TIGR00725 family protein, which translates to MRVSVIGGSTVDDRTAERARTLGRLLGERGHVVVCGGLGGVMAAVCAGATRAGGETVGILPTADPDDANAYVDTPVATGMGHARNAMVVMNGDAVVAVDGGAGTLSELGFAGVFDRPVAGLDTHDVAGVEAVETPAAAVDYVESSSQQ; encoded by the coding sequence ATGCGCGTCAGCGTCATCGGTGGGAGTACCGTGGACGACCGGACGGCCGAACGGGCCCGGACGCTGGGCCGACTGCTCGGGGAACGGGGTCACGTCGTCGTCTGTGGCGGCCTCGGGGGCGTCATGGCGGCGGTGTGTGCCGGCGCGACCCGGGCCGGCGGCGAGACGGTCGGCATCCTCCCGACGGCCGACCCCGACGACGCGAACGCGTACGTCGACACCCCCGTCGCGACGGGGATGGGGCACGCCCGGAACGCGATGGTCGTGATGAACGGCGACGCCGTGGTGGCCGTCGACGGCGGCGCGGGGACGCTCTCGGAACTCGGGTTCGCCGGCGTCTTCGACCGCCCGGTCGCGGGACTGGACACCCACGACGTCGCCGGCGTCGAGGCGGTCGAGACGCCCGCGGCGGCCGTCGACTACGTCGAGTCGTCGTCCCAGCAGTGA
- a CDS encoding NYN domain-containing protein — protein MTDIHANQRVAMLADAQNLYHSAQSLYSRNIDYSALLSKGVADRELVRAIAYVIRADSPEEERFFEALKDIGFERKIKDIKTFGDGTKKADWDVGISLDAVTLANHVDVVVLCTGDGDFSRLCSHLRHEGVRVEVMAFGSSTADELVEAADTFMDLAEREETFLL, from the coding sequence GTGACCGATATCCACGCGAACCAGCGCGTCGCCATGCTCGCGGACGCGCAGAACCTCTATCATTCCGCCCAAAGTCTCTACTCCCGGAACATCGACTACTCGGCGCTGCTCTCCAAGGGCGTCGCCGACCGCGAACTCGTGCGGGCTATCGCCTACGTCATCCGTGCGGACTCCCCCGAGGAGGAGCGGTTCTTCGAGGCGCTCAAGGACATCGGCTTCGAGCGAAAGATCAAGGACATCAAGACCTTCGGCGACGGGACGAAGAAGGCCGACTGGGACGTTGGAATCAGCCTCGACGCCGTGACGCTGGCGAACCACGTCGACGTGGTCGTGTTGTGTACCGGTGACGGCGACTTTTCGCGGCTCTGCTCGCACCTCCGTCACGAGGGCGTCCGCGTCGAGGTGATGGCCTTCGGCTCCTCGACGGCCGACGAACTCGTCGAGGCCGCCGACACCTTCATGGACCTCGCCGAGCGCGAGGAGACGTTCCTGCTGTAG
- a CDS encoding DUF7548 family protein, with the protein MRTEQAAPVLGIVGCLAVVVALALPVALFPDWGTELGRYYTSGPLGVGAVLASVLVGGVVFLAGARGRTDPTTAAGIAVPLGVVAFVIALWWAVAAPLDPLFGFPASWITDLRWVVVVSTALTATAAAFYARAVL; encoded by the coding sequence ATGCGCACCGAGCAGGCCGCTCCAGTACTCGGCATCGTCGGCTGTCTCGCCGTCGTCGTCGCCCTCGCGCTCCCCGTTGCCCTCTTTCCCGACTGGGGGACCGAACTGGGTCGTTACTACACCAGCGGCCCCCTCGGGGTCGGAGCCGTCCTCGCGTCCGTGCTCGTCGGCGGCGTCGTGTTCCTCGCGGGCGCTCGCGGCCGGACGGACCCGACGACGGCTGCCGGTATCGCCGTCCCGCTCGGGGTCGTCGCCTTCGTGATCGCGCTCTGGTGGGCGGTCGCGGCACCCCTCGATCCGCTCTTTGGCTTCCCGGCGTCGTGGATCACGGACCTGCGGTGGGTCGTCGTCGTCTCGACGGCGCTCACGGCCACCGCCGCGGCGTTCTACGCCCGGGCCGTGCTCTGA
- a CDS encoding MgtC/SapB family protein, with translation MVDPATASLSEFVLHLLLGIGLGALVGLEREQSESGGSFAGSRTFPLITLYGALVQAFFPTMLPVAVGILVAPLTVAYVGKIRYENDLGLTTLVAVLVMVILGAMTTHSDRGAVVAVITGGVVTVLLSVKDPIHEFADRIEETERRASAKFVLVVLVVLPALPDRPLEPLYGLNPRFVWLMVVFVTGLGFAAYVLGELLGPERGIALTGIVGGFVSSTATTVSMAEKTTRKATLHRVCAFAVVTASIVMFPRALIEVAVVNPDLLPSVALPLGVMTAVGAVAAGVLYWRSATDETVEPEALENPLRLQPALLFGAIFAAVLLVSEYANEWFGASGVYLTAFVSGLADVDAMTITLSRLAAEGAVSTEVATTGIVVAAIANTALKATLAWILGTHRLGKLVSIVLGIIVTSGVVFLVV, from the coding sequence ATGGTCGACCCCGCGACCGCTTCCCTCAGCGAATTCGTCTTACATCTCCTCCTCGGGATCGGTCTCGGCGCACTCGTCGGTCTGGAACGGGAGCAAAGCGAGTCGGGGGGATCGTTCGCCGGGAGCCGGACGTTCCCGCTGATCACCCTCTACGGGGCGCTCGTTCAGGCGTTCTTTCCGACCATGCTTCCGGTCGCCGTCGGGATACTCGTCGCGCCGCTCACCGTCGCGTACGTGGGCAAGATCCGGTACGAGAACGATCTCGGCCTGACGACGCTCGTGGCGGTCCTCGTCATGGTGATTCTCGGAGCCATGACGACGCATTCGGATCGGGGGGCAGTCGTCGCCGTCATCACGGGCGGCGTGGTCACAGTGTTGCTCTCGGTGAAGGATCCGATACACGAGTTCGCCGACCGGATCGAAGAAACCGAACGACGCGCGTCGGCGAAGTTCGTCCTCGTCGTCCTCGTCGTGCTCCCCGCGCTGCCGGATCGACCGCTCGAACCCCTCTACGGACTCAATCCCCGATTCGTCTGGTTGATGGTCGTCTTCGTCACCGGTCTCGGATTCGCGGCGTACGTGCTCGGGGAACTGCTCGGCCCCGAACGGGGAATCGCCCTCACGGGGATCGTCGGCGGCTTCGTCTCCTCTACCGCGACGACGGTTTCGATGGCCGAGAAGACGACTCGGAAGGCGACGCTCCATCGCGTCTGCGCGTTCGCGGTCGTTACCGCTTCCATCGTGATGTTCCCACGCGCGCTCATCGAAGTCGCCGTCGTCAACCCCGATCTGCTCCCGAGCGTCGCGCTCCCACTCGGGGTGATGACCGCAGTGGGTGCCGTCGCTGCAGGGGTGTTGTACTGGCGGAGCGCCACCGACGAAACCGTGGAACCGGAGGCGCTCGAGAACCCGCTCCGCTTGCAGCCAGCCCTCCTGTTCGGAGCCATCTTCGCGGCCGTGTTGCTCGTCTCCGAATACGCCAACGAGTGGTTCGGCGCGTCGGGGGTGTACCTGACCGCGTTCGTCTCCGGGCTCGCGGACGTCGACGCGATGACGATCACGCTGAGTCGACTCGCGGCCGAGGGGGCAGTCTCGACGGAGGTCGCCACGACGGGAATCGTCGTCGCAGCCATCGCGAACACCGCCCTCAAAGCCACGTTGGCGTGGATTCTCGGCACCCACCGGTTGGGGAAGCTGGTCTCCATCGTACTCGGCATCATCGTCACGAGCGGCGTCGTGTTCCTCGTGGTCTGA
- a CDS encoding metal-dependent transcriptional regulator, whose translation MSGTAQYLLALYIAEQRGSPPVSSGEVADLVDRSQATATQMLQDLETGGVLTYEPYEGATLTDAGRARAADLHETYVTLSWFFRSVLDLEAYESEAMEMAGLIDPAVAERLTELLPYEPDPTPGDD comes from the coding sequence ATGAGCGGGACCGCCCAGTACCTCCTCGCGCTGTACATCGCCGAGCAACGCGGCTCCCCACCGGTCTCCTCCGGCGAGGTGGCCGACCTCGTCGACCGGTCACAGGCCACGGCGACGCAGATGCTCCAGGACCTCGAAACCGGCGGGGTGCTCACGTACGAACCGTACGAGGGGGCGACGCTCACCGACGCGGGGCGCGCACGGGCGGCGGACCTCCACGAGACGTACGTCACCCTCTCGTGGTTCTTCCGGAGCGTGCTGGACCTCGAGGCCTACGAATCCGAGGCCATGGAGATGGCGGGGCTGATCGACCCCGCGGTGGCCGAACGGCTCACGGAACTGCTCCCGTACGAGCCGGACCCGACGCCGGGCGACGACTGA
- a CDS encoding NifU family protein: MSTRTSARSLERRTRNYLNNNVPQIQEHGGHFEIEDVDHESGAVTVAIGGACSGCGIAPMTMKAIKRRIADEISSVTVRRAGGPRAAVMPDKTEEMERMEEYEDYSPPF; the protein is encoded by the coding sequence ATTTCGACCCGTACGAGCGCTCGAAGCCTCGAACGGCGGACGCGGAACTACCTGAACAACAACGTCCCGCAGATCCAGGAACACGGCGGTCACTTCGAGATCGAGGACGTCGACCACGAGAGCGGCGCGGTGACCGTCGCAATCGGCGGTGCGTGTTCCGGCTGTGGGATCGCCCCCATGACGATGAAGGCAATCAAGCGACGGATCGCCGACGAGATCTCCTCGGTGACGGTTCGGCGTGCCGGCGGACCACGCGCGGCCGTCATGCCCGACAAGACCGAGGAGATGGAGCGCATGGAGGAGTACGAGGACTACTCGCCGCCGTTCTGA
- a CDS encoding DUF1156 domain-containing protein, whose translation MDNKTETWDKLPLNLMDELAEKETYRRDVYRPIYSLHKWWARRPGSTFRCLGLAALTDDTITKDDILTERTTGSHDGLYIDSYDEQINPNDEHIDRDVTVLDPFAGGGTTLVEMNRLGADVVGYELNPVAWWTEKKSMDDVNLDVLERESDRILEEVRDELGEYYTTVDPETGQECEVLYYFQSQRIPCLTCDEEVQLFPRYELSRTKKTSPGVLYCPNQECDDRIIELQDRDKGLDEGTEVTAASGVTMTVSTDGNEVCPNCGHEFDPTDGNAGWGKYTCSNGHKHDIKETLRRKDEKPKFERFALQYVDPQGNKKFKEFDSTDSELVKSAKKRLNELREELPLPNQRIPEGMAMTTGALRNYNYERFNEVFTDRHLLTFGLLFDRAWKTKKKEFKNADAQNIAEFLVTGVSNNLEYNGKLVKWGITYSISGHVFERHAYIPRVQPIEGNPLNSHGSRNALGNFFDKILEAKRYCKEPFEKVKNRQTGDVEQYYATNESISEDRVAGLNCSTAERIDADDESVDYVITDPPYYDNVQYSKLSDYFYVWLRECLHEEYDEFKPELVPKAREIVANENANKDEEFFVKSLANVFSECHRVLKQDGEMIFTYHHNENEAWSVILEALIESGFTITGAYPVQSEMPNSPHISELDNAEYDILVFANKEQADEEITLTELRQNLFFELQDMAEEERERHEDLSKADLGVILRGKCMYYYSRYYPNVYSEGEQAGIDEALETVDSIIEQVLEGSVNLPASIDAMSEAYAAFVQRGPEGYDDLNKQLLAKNLNVSDLEDEKLVKGPRKLKEPVPADERVHHIEGKLNGNITSDRLLDIDKVQYLYHLYITDQNTAEYLSEWKSSDLEELAEFMADATDDDRYESVMEMSLSQF comes from the coding sequence ATGGACAACAAAACTGAGACTTGGGACAAACTCCCGCTGAATCTGATGGACGAACTGGCCGAGAAGGAGACGTATCGACGCGACGTGTACCGCCCCATATACTCGCTTCACAAGTGGTGGGCGCGTCGGCCCGGCTCCACGTTCCGCTGTCTCGGCCTCGCGGCACTCACAGATGATACCATCACGAAAGACGACATCCTTACCGAGCGGACGACCGGGAGCCACGACGGGCTGTACATCGACTCCTACGACGAGCAAATCAACCCGAACGACGAACACATCGACCGCGACGTGACTGTCCTCGATCCTTTCGCCGGAGGGGGAACGACGCTGGTCGAGATGAACCGCCTCGGCGCGGATGTCGTCGGCTACGAACTCAACCCCGTCGCGTGGTGGACGGAGAAGAAATCGATGGACGATGTGAACCTTGATGTTCTCGAACGTGAGTCAGACCGGATTCTGGAGGAGGTGCGAGATGAACTCGGGGAGTACTACACAACCGTCGATCCCGAGACAGGGCAGGAGTGCGAGGTTCTATACTACTTCCAGTCACAGCGGATTCCGTGTCTGACGTGCGACGAGGAAGTTCAATTGTTCCCGCGCTACGAATTGTCAAGGACAAAGAAAACGAGTCCGGGTGTTCTGTACTGTCCGAATCAGGAATGTGACGACCGTATCATCGAACTACAAGACCGCGACAAAGGCCTTGACGAAGGAACGGAAGTCACCGCCGCAAGTGGCGTCACGATGACTGTTTCGACTGATGGAAATGAGGTCTGTCCAAACTGTGGCCACGAGTTTGACCCGACTGATGGAAACGCCGGATGGGGAAAGTACACCTGTTCAAACGGACATAAACACGATATTAAGGAAACACTACGAAGAAAGGATGAGAAGCCAAAATTTGAGCGATTCGCACTTCAGTACGTAGACCCGCAAGGAAACAAGAAATTCAAAGAGTTCGATTCAACCGACTCTGAGTTAGTAAAATCGGCCAAAAAACGTCTTAACGAACTCAGAGAGGAACTTCCGCTTCCCAATCAGAGGATTCCAGAAGGGATGGCGATGACAACCGGAGCCTTGCGAAACTACAATTACGAACGGTTTAATGAAGTCTTCACCGACCGACATCTTCTGACGTTTGGATTACTGTTTGACCGTGCTTGGAAGACGAAAAAGAAGGAGTTCAAGAACGCGGATGCTCAGAATATCGCAGAATTCCTCGTTACCGGCGTGTCGAACAACTTGGAGTACAACGGAAAACTGGTGAAGTGGGGTATCACCTACTCAATTTCAGGACATGTTTTTGAGCGTCACGCCTACATCCCACGAGTACAACCGATTGAAGGTAATCCTCTCAACAGCCACGGTAGCCGTAATGCGTTAGGTAACTTCTTTGATAAAATCTTGGAAGCAAAGCGATACTGTAAGGAGCCGTTTGAGAAAGTCAAGAATCGACAGACAGGCGATGTTGAGCAGTACTACGCCACGAACGAATCAATCAGCGAAGACAGAGTTGCAGGGCTAAACTGCTCAACGGCAGAGCGAATTGATGCCGATGATGAGTCAGTTGATTACGTCATTACCGATCCTCCGTACTACGACAACGTACAGTATTCGAAACTATCTGATTACTTCTACGTGTGGCTTCGTGAGTGCCTTCACGAAGAGTACGATGAGTTCAAACCAGAACTCGTCCCGAAGGCGCGAGAGATAGTCGCCAACGAGAACGCCAACAAGGACGAGGAGTTCTTCGTCAAGTCGCTCGCCAACGTGTTCTCGGAGTGTCACCGCGTCCTCAAACAGGACGGGGAGATGATTTTCACCTATCACCACAACGAGAACGAAGCGTGGTCGGTGATTCTGGAGGCACTCATTGAGAGCGGGTTCACCATCACGGGTGCGTACCCCGTCCAGTCGGAGATGCCGAACAGTCCTCACATCTCCGAACTCGACAACGCGGAGTACGACATCCTCGTGTTCGCCAACAAGGAGCAAGCCGACGAGGAAATCACGCTCACGGAACTTCGACAGAACCTCTTCTTCGAGTTGCAAGACATGGCCGAAGAAGAGCGAGAGCGTCACGAAGATCTCTCCAAGGCTGACCTCGGCGTTATCCTTCGCGGGAAGTGTATGTACTACTACTCCCGGTACTACCCGAACGTCTACTCCGAGGGCGAGCAGGCGGGCATCGACGAGGCGTTGGAAACGGTGGACTCCATCATCGAACAGGTTCTCGAAGGCTCGGTCAACCTCCCGGCGAGCATCGATGCGATGAGCGAGGCCTACGCCGCTTTCGTCCAGCGTGGTCCAGAAGGGTACGACGACCTCAACAAGCAACTGCTCGCCAAGAATCTGAACGTCAGCGACCTCGAAGATGAGAAACTCGTGAAGGGGCCGCGCAAGCTGAAGGAGCCGGTTCCTGCTGATGAGAGGGTCCATCACATCGAGGGGAAATTGAACGGAAACATCACTTCCGACCGCTTGCTCGACATCGACAAAGTACAGTACCTCTACCATCTGTACATCACAGATCAGAACACCGCCGAGTACCTCAGCGAGTGGAAATCCAGCGACCTCGAAGAGTTGGCAGAGTTCATGGCTGACGCCACGGACGACGACCGCTACGAGAGCGTGATGGAAATGAGCCTCTCACAGTTCTAA
- a CDS encoding IS6 family transposase, which translates to MPEITRLSDGSDWIELDFVERQRTPEFAMRLGIQMHVAGLSLSNTISILERLGVERSRTAVHNWVQKADLQPEGGASPNHVALDETVIRINDQQYWLYAAIDPETNTFLHIRLFSTYTTGLTEIFLSELREKHDVETAVFLVDDAQWLQTALDRHGLDCRYERHGNRNAVERLFREIKRRTSSFSNTFSHVEPTTAESWLQALAVWWNRCQS; encoded by the coding sequence ATGCCCGAAATCACACGCCTCAGCGACGGTAGCGACTGGATCGAATTAGATTTTGTGGAGCGTCAGCGGACACCCGAGTTCGCGATGCGGCTCGGTATTCAGATGCACGTGGCTGGACTATCACTTTCGAATACCATCTCGATTCTTGAAAGGTTGGGTGTCGAACGCTCTCGAACGGCCGTCCACAACTGGGTGCAGAAGGCCGATCTACAGCCCGAAGGCGGTGCGAGCCCGAATCACGTTGCGCTTGACGAAACCGTGATTCGAATCAACGATCAGCAATACTGGCTGTACGCCGCCATTGATCCTGAAACAAACACATTCCTTCACATACGGCTTTTTAGCACGTATACGACTGGTTTAACCGAAATCTTCCTGAGCGAATTACGCGAGAAACACGATGTCGAAACCGCCGTGTTTCTCGTCGACGATGCTCAATGGCTCCAAACTGCCCTCGATCGACACGGCCTCGATTGCAGATACGAACGCCATGGCAATCGGAATGCCGTCGAACGTCTATTTCGTGAGATAAAACGACGAACCTCTTCGTTTTCAAATACGTTCAGCCACGTGGAGCCGACGACAGCAGAATCGTGGCTCCAAGCCCTCGCTGTCTGGTGGAATCGATGCCAAAGTTAA
- a CDS encoding DUF5677 domain-containing protein, whose product MYTEERYRTVQVDLFKSDTLYPGSHPHHDQAQLALISVAEIENVHDQLCQKQDDERHWYQQQLITKAINSVASVHLLTWNQFYDSAYRDVRTLIETYLILNYMNDHKIETARGFLRQEREILNSDLEAGSGEWQWEELHVEDAFHDMLQKEKSRLKNTDHEFGRLFNLLSNRNVHPIRIDGVDVDRNYSEEEDLQLLRWQLDILLGLIIQLIKLYSDTEGYSGMKESLEPVWVEIEENHEPDPLLEVGLENFPEEI is encoded by the coding sequence ATGTACACGGAGGAACGCTACCGAACGGTTCAGGTTGATCTCTTTAAATCTGATACTCTATATCCGGGTTCCCATCCCCATCATGACCAAGCCCAATTAGCACTAATAAGTGTAGCAGAGATTGAAAATGTACACGACCAACTCTGTCAAAAACAGGATGATGAAAGACACTGGTATCAGCAACAACTCATAACTAAGGCAATCAATAGTGTTGCCTCAGTTCACCTTCTGACTTGGAACCAGTTCTATGACTCTGCATATCGAGACGTACGAACTCTAATTGAGACGTATCTGATTTTGAACTATATGAACGATCACAAAATCGAGACTGCAAGAGGATTTCTGAGACAGGAACGCGAGATACTCAATTCTGACTTGGAGGCAGGTTCTGGAGAATGGCAATGGGAAGAACTCCACGTCGAAGATGCGTTCCACGATATGCTTCAAAAAGAGAAATCGCGTTTGAAGAACACAGATCATGAGTTCGGCCGACTATTCAATTTGCTCAGTAATCGGAACGTTCATCCAATTCGTATTGACGGGGTTGATGTGGACCGAAATTACTCCGAAGAGGAAGATTTGCAACTTCTCAGATGGCAGTTGGATATTCTTCTCGGACTCATTATCCAGTTAATCAAATTGTACTCAGACACTGAGGGCTATTCAGGAATGAAAGAGAGCTTAGAACCAGTGTGGGTGGAAATTGAGGAAAATCATGAACCTGATCCTCTCTTAGAGGTTGGGCTTGAGAACTTCCCTGAAGAAATTTAA